A genomic stretch from Erysipelothrix sp. HDW6C includes:
- a CDS encoding iron chaperone has product MEVDKYIAGFDPEVQERLQIVRQTIREVVPDAEEVISYGMPAYKLGKVLVYFAAGKHHIGFYPTPSAILEFEPELQGLKYSKGAVQFANDKPLPLELIRKMTAFRNHEVNQK; this is encoded by the coding sequence ATGGAAGTAGATAAATATATTGCTGGGTTTGACCCAGAGGTTCAAGAACGGTTGCAAATTGTCCGCCAGACGATTCGAGAGGTAGTGCCGGATGCGGAAGAAGTCATCTCGTATGGGATGCCAGCCTATAAATTAGGGAAAGTGTTAGTTTATTTTGCAGCGGGCAAACATCATATTGGATTTTATCCAACGCCATCCGCAATCCTGGAGTTTGAACCTGAACTTCAAGGGCTAAAATATTCGAAAGGTGCTGTACAATTTGCCAATGACAAACCGTTACCGTTGGAATTGATTCGCAAGATGACAGCGTTTCGAAATCATGAGGTAAATCAGAAATAA
- a CDS encoding ABC transporter permease: MYILRNAMSNINRNKGRILLIGIVTTALIAVATVAFSINTTTNALKEDYKERFGSEVFVQPDFEKIQESNGTMMFEDMSNELKVKLGKSEHLKESTFIYSAMASGEDIDPIEDEKSANGNGGMSMAIPNDGGEAVNPEFQIKGYSHEKDIRGFANGERKLTSGSLTEEANAAIISENLAKENDLKIGDSLKLKLLNGEIIELKITGLYQDMTQEEIIYGPVMDPKNEIIVTFATLETMANKDKDGNSIWLDATYMLKNPDLLEAFTEEARAQGMPESMKMATDEMSYNQIVKPMETISESSMLYLTIILVFGAGLLITLSVLTVRERKYEIGVLRAMGMKRGRVARGLIYESLITTGFALLIGIMLGAMVSKPVGDYMLANPSKNDNMGYGVVMMNSGGNNDVEETKEFNPAFTPQLVAQVSGLALVISMVATSVGVIYVMRHEPMQILAERN, translated from the coding sequence ATGTACATACTACGAAATGCAATGAGTAATATCAATAGAAACAAGGGAAGAATTCTTTTAATTGGAATTGTAACAACAGCCTTAATTGCGGTTGCAACTGTGGCATTCTCAATTAATACAACGACGAATGCCCTTAAAGAAGACTATAAAGAACGTTTTGGATCTGAAGTCTTTGTCCAACCTGATTTTGAGAAAATACAAGAGAGTAATGGAACGATGATGTTTGAGGACATGAGTAATGAACTTAAAGTAAAACTTGGAAAATCAGAACATCTCAAAGAATCAACATTTATTTATTCTGCGATGGCCTCAGGAGAAGATATCGATCCCATTGAAGACGAAAAATCGGCAAATGGAAATGGCGGTATGTCAATGGCAATTCCCAATGATGGGGGAGAAGCCGTTAATCCGGAATTTCAAATTAAGGGCTATTCACATGAGAAAGACATCCGTGGTTTTGCTAATGGTGAGCGTAAACTAACGTCGGGTTCGCTAACAGAAGAGGCTAATGCTGCAATCATCAGTGAAAATCTTGCCAAAGAAAATGATTTGAAGATTGGTGATAGTTTAAAATTAAAATTGCTCAATGGTGAAATCATAGAGTTGAAAATTACAGGATTATATCAAGATATGACGCAAGAAGAGATAATCTATGGTCCGGTTATGGATCCGAAAAACGAAATTATTGTAACGTTTGCGACTTTGGAAACGATGGCAAATAAAGATAAAGACGGTAACAGTATTTGGTTAGATGCCACATACATGCTCAAGAACCCTGACTTACTCGAAGCATTCACGGAAGAAGCACGCGCCCAAGGGATGCCAGAATCTATGAAGATGGCTACAGACGAAATGTCATACAATCAAATCGTGAAGCCAATGGAGACCATTTCAGAAAGCTCAATGTTGTATCTTACAATCATCCTCGTATTTGGGGCGGGTCTCTTAATTACATTGAGTGTTCTAACTGTTCGTGAGCGTAAGTACGAAATCGGTGTATTACGTGCAATGGGAATGAAACGTGGTAGAGTTGCTCGAGGTCTCATTTACGAATCACTGATCACAACTGGATTCGCATTGTTAATCGGAATAATGCTCGGTGCAATGGTTTCAAAACCAGTTGGAGACTACATGCTTGCAAATCCATCTAAAAATGACAACATGGGTTATGGTGTGGTAATGATGAACAGTGGTGGGAATAATGATGTTGAGGAAACAAAAGAATTCAATCCCGCATTCACACCACAACTTGTTGCTCAAGTCTCCGGACTCGCGCTTGTAATCTCAATGGTTGCAACATCAGTAGGGGTAATCTATGTAATGCGCCACGAACCAATGCAAATTTTGGCAGAAAGGAATTAA
- a CDS encoding DeoR/GlpR family DNA-binding transcription regulator produces the protein MKSTQGEVYKRREVILQRLKSQGNVSVNDLADELKVSVITIRRDLALFEKKRMIERTYGGAQYIEGTVNNEYDIATDIQHIYEDTTREQIAIKAMEMLPSDGTVYFNSGLTTNAILKRIPNSNLNIITNNLLTLFNAPTENSIQFTGGDVSEKHNSFVGNIALHIIHSNRAKICFIGTGGISSRLVTTHSLLESLVNRAMIENTDGPKVVVAQGYKIGREHNFMTTPTSLITHLITDSSADKDILEAIRAQGVTIIIADQSITK, from the coding sequence ATGAAATCAACACAAGGTGAAGTATACAAACGACGCGAAGTTATTTTGCAGCGTCTCAAATCACAGGGCAATGTCAGTGTTAATGACCTTGCAGACGAGCTAAAAGTGTCGGTAATTACCATTCGACGTGACTTGGCTCTTTTCGAAAAGAAGCGAATGATTGAACGGACGTATGGCGGTGCACAGTATATTGAGGGTACTGTTAATAATGAATATGATATCGCTACTGACATTCAGCATATTTACGAAGATACAACACGTGAGCAAATTGCCATAAAGGCAATGGAGATGCTACCCAGTGATGGTACCGTCTATTTTAATTCTGGTTTAACAACAAACGCAATTCTCAAACGCATCCCAAACTCCAATCTAAACATCATTACCAACAATCTCTTAACACTTTTTAATGCCCCAACAGAAAACAGCATTCAGTTTACAGGTGGCGATGTTAGTGAGAAGCACAACTCTTTCGTTGGTAATATTGCCTTACACATCATTCATTCTAACCGTGCAAAGATTTGTTTTATTGGAACAGGTGGTATCAGCAGTCGCTTGGTAACAACTCACTCATTATTGGAAAGCCTTGTCAATCGCGCCATGATTGAAAATACCGATGGACCCAAAGTTGTTGTTGCGCAAGGGTACAAAATTGGGCGAGAGCACAACTTTATGACCACACCTACATCATTGATCACACATCTCATTACCGATAGCAGTGCTGATAAAGATATCCTTGAAGCAATCCGTGCACAAGGTGTTACAATCATTATTGCGGACCAATCAATCACAAAATAG
- a CDS encoding MurR/RpiR family transcriptional regulator — MLLINRLKNETNVSSAEAKVVDFILQDPKRIINITIHELAELTFSSASTITRFCRKMQTDGFSDFKLQLARELSASNVSGERIEDNLPFAPNQTSQEIINRILNLNFQSMNDTYNQIDLPQIERIARQIYEAPSLYLYGTGQSLILAQDFQYKLLNLGISCDLESQVGFQIMKAGAQPKDSLALIVSYYGQGQENKRIKQVLTGLGIPYILFTGPNENPLCEGAHEVVHVPPQEELILKMASFSSRTAIQLVLDFVYALIFSFDYENNRGINNIKSRLVNTK; from the coding sequence ATGTTACTCATTAACCGTCTTAAAAATGAAACCAACGTGTCCAGTGCTGAAGCAAAGGTGGTTGACTTTATACTTCAAGATCCCAAGCGTATTATTAATATCACAATCCACGAGCTCGCTGAACTGACCTTTTCGAGTGCATCCACAATCACTCGCTTTTGCCGTAAGATGCAAACCGATGGGTTCTCTGATTTTAAATTGCAGCTCGCACGTGAACTGAGTGCATCCAATGTAAGTGGCGAACGTATCGAGGATAACCTCCCGTTCGCACCCAATCAAACAAGCCAAGAAATTATCAACCGAATCTTAAATCTTAATTTTCAATCGATGAACGATACTTATAATCAAATTGACCTACCCCAAATCGAACGCATTGCGCGCCAAATCTACGAAGCACCCAGCCTGTACCTCTACGGAACCGGTCAATCATTAATCTTGGCCCAAGACTTCCAATACAAACTTCTAAACTTGGGAATTAGCTGTGATTTGGAATCTCAAGTTGGTTTTCAAATCATGAAAGCAGGCGCACAACCCAAAGACAGTTTGGCATTGATTGTTTCATACTATGGACAAGGGCAAGAGAATAAACGGATCAAACAAGTCCTAACCGGACTGGGTATTCCTTACATTCTTTTTACCGGACCCAATGAGAATCCCTTGTGCGAAGGTGCTCATGAAGTTGTTCATGTTCCCCCACAAGAAGAACTTATCCTTAAAATGGCATCCTTCTCATCACGAACGGCAATTCAACTCGTACTTGATTTTGTGTATGCCCTCATCTTCTCGTTTGATTATGAAAACAATCGAGGTATCAACAATATCAAGTCACGCTTGGTTAATACGAAATAA
- a CDS encoding TrkA family potassium uptake protein, translating into MKVIIVGCGRMGSTLAVELSKNNHEVTIVDLKSEALDAIDPSFTGRKVQGLGFDKDVLESVEIDRVDAVVACTSSDVSNALIGRIAKNMYRVPQVISRLYDPKKAQIYNMLGLQTISTTDWGIKRAIDLLNFSKIGSVLSLSDGDVEIIKLQVPELLVGKMVDEMNQALSSTVVCIVRNNKGMIPTKGMTFERGDSVYVSALSEFIPELTERVGL; encoded by the coding sequence ATGAAAGTAATTATCGTTGGATGTGGCCGTATGGGTTCAACCCTGGCTGTTGAATTATCAAAGAATAATCATGAAGTTACCATCGTTGACTTGAAATCAGAAGCACTCGATGCCATCGACCCAAGCTTTACAGGCCGTAAGGTCCAAGGACTTGGTTTTGATAAGGATGTACTTGAGAGTGTTGAAATCGACCGTGTGGATGCAGTTGTTGCATGTACAAGCAGTGATGTAAGCAATGCACTCATTGGACGTATTGCAAAGAACATGTACCGTGTTCCGCAAGTTATTTCTCGCTTATACGACCCTAAAAAGGCACAAATTTATAACATGTTAGGACTTCAAACAATCTCTACAACTGACTGGGGAATTAAACGCGCTATCGACTTACTAAACTTCAGTAAGATTGGCTCGGTATTGTCACTGTCCGATGGCGATGTGGAAATTATCAAATTACAAGTTCCTGAACTTCTTGTTGGAAAAATGGTTGATGAAATGAACCAAGCATTATCAAGTACGGTTGTATGTATTGTTCGTAATAACAAAGGCATGATCCCTACAAAAGGCATGACATTTGAACGTGGAGACAGTGTTTATGTTTCTGCATTGAGTGAATTTATTCCCGAATTAACAGAAAGAGTGGGTTTATAA
- a CDS encoding TrkA family potassium uptake protein, with amino-acid sequence MKKVIIIGGGQVGAYLANLLIEKKCEVLIVENRPSVLERLYQEFDAKLIIKGDGSDTQILEKAQIFESDTVAVVTGSDEVNLVAATIAKYEYGIERVIARVNNPKNDWLFTIEMGVDKKVNQADLLGHFVFDEML; translated from the coding sequence ATGAAAAAAGTCATTATTATTGGTGGTGGCCAAGTTGGTGCCTACCTTGCAAACCTCTTGATCGAAAAGAAATGTGAAGTGCTTATCGTCGAGAACAGACCCTCAGTATTGGAACGCCTTTATCAAGAATTCGATGCCAAACTGATTATTAAAGGGGATGGATCCGATACACAAATCCTTGAGAAAGCACAAATATTCGAGAGTGACACCGTTGCTGTTGTCACTGGTAGTGATGAGGTAAACCTTGTTGCAGCTACAATCGCTAAATATGAATACGGTATTGAACGTGTCATTGCCCGTGTAAACAATCCAAAAAATGATTGGTTGTTCACAATTGAAATGGGTGTTGACAAGAAAGTAAATCAAGCAGATTTACTGGGTCACTTCGTGTTTGACGAAATGCTATAA
- a CDS encoding glycoside hydrolase family 1 protein yields MTTFPKDFLWGASISAHQTEGAYATDGKGLSVQDTRPRDNKDICDFTVASDFYHNYKEDIRLLHELGLKVFRFSIAWTRIFPTGVGLINPEGVTHYHDVIDTCLSYGIQPMITLYHFDLPQSLEDTGGWSNRATVNAFEDYARFLFTEYGSKVKYWLTINEPNIMLLVDKKILGKHIPLKEKYQQFHHIMIAEKLAFKACHELVEGGQIGPVPNISIVYPATSKPLDNQASLYFNSIRNWLYLDFACKGIYNPIALDYLRQKDVVPQMEPGDDAIMKSAYPDFISVNYYSSVTVEYPEADVDMMDGISDQQSEDIMEKGFYKGYTNTFLTKNEFNWTIDPLGLKTTMQHINDRYALPMMITENGLGAYDTLENGEIHDDYRIAYIREHLKACLEAMSSGITLLGYSPWSAIDLVSVHEGMQKRYGFIFVDRTEKDEKQLKRYRKDSFYWYQDIIKTHGETLQKEK; encoded by the coding sequence ATGACAACATTTCCAAAAGACTTTTTATGGGGAGCATCGATATCAGCTCACCAAACCGAAGGTGCCTACGCTACTGATGGTAAAGGACTCAGTGTCCAAGATACCCGTCCCCGTGACAACAAAGATATTTGCGACTTTACCGTTGCTTCTGATTTTTATCATAACTATAAGGAAGACATTCGCTTGCTGCACGAACTTGGTCTCAAAGTATTTCGTTTCTCGATTGCTTGGACACGTATCTTCCCAACCGGTGTTGGCCTTATAAACCCAGAGGGAGTCACTCATTATCATGATGTTATAGACACATGCTTGAGCTATGGCATCCAACCCATGATTACACTTTATCATTTTGACTTACCACAGAGTCTTGAAGACACTGGAGGTTGGAGTAATCGTGCGACTGTCAACGCGTTTGAAGATTACGCCCGATTCCTATTTACCGAGTACGGAAGCAAAGTAAAATACTGGCTAACCATCAACGAACCCAATATTATGTTACTTGTAGACAAAAAAATATTAGGAAAGCATATTCCACTTAAAGAGAAATATCAACAGTTCCACCATATAATGATTGCGGAAAAACTCGCATTCAAAGCATGTCACGAACTAGTTGAAGGTGGACAGATTGGTCCTGTTCCGAATATATCCATTGTCTATCCCGCAACATCAAAACCACTTGATAATCAAGCATCCCTTTATTTTAATTCCATTCGAAACTGGCTTTACCTCGATTTTGCTTGCAAAGGAATTTACAATCCGATTGCACTCGATTATCTTCGTCAAAAAGATGTGGTACCACAGATGGAACCGGGTGATGATGCAATCATGAAATCAGCCTATCCAGACTTTATTTCAGTAAACTACTATTCATCTGTAACTGTTGAATATCCTGAAGCGGATGTTGACATGATGGACGGAATTTCTGACCAGCAATCCGAAGATATTATGGAGAAGGGCTTTTATAAAGGGTATACCAATACCTTCTTAACAAAAAACGAATTCAACTGGACGATCGACCCACTCGGTCTCAAAACAACAATGCAACATATTAATGATCGTTATGCATTGCCAATGATGATTACTGAGAATGGACTGGGCGCTTACGATACCTTAGAAAACGGAGAAATTCATGACGATTATCGTATTGCATACATCCGCGAACATCTCAAGGCTTGTTTAGAAGCAATGTCGAGCGGCATCACATTGCTTGGATACAGTCCTTGGTCAGCAATTGATTTGGTCAGTGTTCATGAAGGCATGCAAAAACGTTATGGATTTATCTTTGTTGATCGTACTGAAAAAGATGAGAAACAACTGAAACGATACCGTAAAGATAGTTTTTACTGGTATCAAGATATCATTAAAACCCATGGGGAAACACTACAAAAGGAGAAATAA
- the celB gene encoding PTS cellobiose transporter subunit IIC: protein MDKIMQFLEAKLLGPLNKMANTKFIRALMNAGLATIPFTIVGSIFLILNNLPQIIPPLKTFFEATILNYSAVYSVANTMALGSIAIYYVAATGYYFTEEYRNRDGLNLNSFNGAILSLFAFLMTIIQVTIVNGKAMLVTDLTQETSVVFNGVSVGGWITRFSGQGIFVGIITAVLAVQIYRLCVVKNFTIKMPEGVPEGVTRSFAALVPAIIIAFVMIFINLGLAFMGTDVHAMLSKPFGFVQGLAGSYPGVLVIMILIHLLWAVGVHGTSIIKNTFVNPILLVALTQNIDGASNVFAGDFVNMYLFIGGAGSTLGLCLLFMFKSRSATLKTLGKASIVPAMFNINEPIIFGAPIVYNPYLMIPFIIAPLVNVTLAYFATYFGLVGKVVSGIPWVSPVGIGAFLGTGGDFRAVILAFVCLFASTLIYYPFFKMYDNKLYLEETQPR, encoded by the coding sequence ATGGATAAAATTATGCAGTTCCTTGAAGCCAAGCTTCTTGGGCCACTGAATAAAATGGCCAATACAAAATTCATTCGCGCACTTATGAATGCGGGTCTTGCAACGATACCGTTCACAATTGTTGGTTCGATTTTCTTAATATTGAATAACTTGCCGCAAATTATTCCACCATTAAAGACATTCTTTGAAGCAACAATTTTAAATTACTCCGCAGTTTATTCGGTTGCAAATACAATGGCCTTGGGGTCAATCGCAATTTACTATGTTGCTGCAACGGGATACTACTTCACAGAAGAGTATCGCAATCGGGATGGCCTCAACCTCAATAGCTTCAACGGAGCAATTCTATCCCTCTTTGCATTTTTAATGACAATTATTCAAGTTACAATCGTCAATGGAAAAGCAATGTTAGTTACAGACTTGACCCAAGAAACATCGGTTGTATTCAATGGTGTTTCGGTGGGTGGTTGGATCACACGTTTCAGTGGCCAAGGAATCTTTGTCGGGATCATTACGGCTGTTCTCGCAGTGCAAATTTACCGCCTGTGTGTTGTTAAGAACTTTACAATAAAAATGCCAGAAGGGGTACCAGAAGGCGTTACACGCTCCTTCGCAGCACTTGTTCCAGCAATCATTATCGCATTTGTTATGATTTTCATTAATCTTGGTCTCGCATTTATGGGAACCGATGTTCATGCAATGCTATCCAAACCCTTTGGATTTGTGCAGGGTCTCGCAGGATCTTATCCTGGTGTCCTTGTGATTATGATCCTTATTCACTTACTTTGGGCTGTTGGTGTTCATGGAACATCCATCATTAAAAATACATTTGTAAACCCAATACTACTTGTAGCACTGACACAAAATATCGATGGTGCCAGCAATGTATTTGCGGGTGACTTTGTGAATATGTATTTATTCATCGGTGGTGCTGGATCAACATTGGGACTCTGTTTGCTCTTTATGTTCAAATCTCGTTCCGCTACTTTAAAAACACTTGGAAAAGCTTCCATTGTTCCTGCTATGTTTAATATTAACGAACCCATCATCTTTGGGGCACCCATTGTGTACAACCCATATCTTATGATTCCCTTTATTATTGCACCACTTGTAAACGTAACACTTGCTTACTTCGCAACATACTTCGGTCTTGTTGGTAAGGTTGTCTCAGGGATTCCATGGGTATCTCCTGTAGGTATTGGTGCATTCTTGGGGACTGGTGGCGATTTCCGAGCCGTAATCCTTGCCTTTGTATGCCTCTTTGCTTCAACGCTTATTTATTATCCATTCTTCAAGATGTATGACAACAAACTCTATCTTGAGGAAACACAACCAAGATAA
- a CDS encoding DUF695 domain-containing protein yields MEPNYQFFPRTVNDMPQSIRVDLNSKHIIDSHPHLIVVVAKYEARENGFPLNEVFAEMNAFEDALTESLLTKDVYHMGAITGNGSIDHYFAASSLDALETYILTNFDKAYSAKSRHNGSKACFEEFLLPDMYEKNYIYNQMVCMNMQDKGERFENPRDVDFYTYFTTKDQADLYAKHFDEFAHTINIEPQENESILVHLIAEIVPSLPFMNGVTDSIVDLIQEYDGDFDGWGSNIIS; encoded by the coding sequence ATGGAACCAAATTATCAATTTTTTCCACGAACAGTAAACGACATGCCACAGAGCATTCGTGTTGATCTCAATTCTAAACACATTATTGACTCGCATCCACATTTAATTGTTGTTGTCGCAAAATACGAGGCAAGGGAGAATGGTTTTCCCTTGAACGAGGTATTTGCGGAGATGAATGCATTTGAAGACGCATTGACGGAATCCTTGTTAACAAAAGATGTCTACCATATGGGGGCTATTACAGGGAATGGCAGTATTGACCATTATTTCGCTGCTTCTTCATTAGATGCGCTTGAAACGTATATTCTGACGAATTTTGATAAAGCATACTCAGCTAAATCACGTCACAATGGATCAAAGGCGTGCTTTGAAGAGTTTTTATTGCCAGACATGTATGAGAAAAATTATATATACAACCAAATGGTGTGCATGAATATGCAAGATAAAGGCGAGCGATTTGAGAATCCTCGAGACGTTGATTTTTATACCTATTTCACAACCAAAGATCAAGCAGACTTGTATGCAAAGCATTTTGACGAATTTGCACATACCATTAATATTGAACCACAAGAAAACGAGAGTATTCTTGTTCACCTGATTGCAGAAATTGTGCCATCACTCCCATTTATGAATGGTGTTACCGACAGTATTGTTGATCTAATTCAAGAGTATGACGGGGACTTCGACGGTTGGGGATCCAACATTATATCGTAA
- a CDS encoding cation-transporting P-type ATPase translates to MKELEALEDCSEVHRALPDEVLGTLGISDRGLTAEQIAAQTEKYGKNKLKEVKGKPLILVFLSNFTSMMALLLWGSGIIAIIAEMPQLGIAVWSVNLINGCFSFWQEFQAGKATDALKGMLPSYARVIRDGEELQVFAEDLVPGDIVLIGEGDKISVDGRLLESNDLQVDQSTLTGESNPVRKSSDAVLKDGLSPFEISNMIHAGTAVSSGTGKAVVTATAMETQFGKIADLTQNMEEELSPLQKELDVLTKQISLIALSIGVVFFVVSLFFVKETFAKAFIFALGMIVAFIPEGLLPTVTLSLAMAVQRMSKEHALVKKLSAVETLGCTTVICSDKTGTLTQNEMTVSDIWLKNGRYKVTGLGYEPVGDIQLDDVSVSVKEISDLDKLVRAASLCNNAKVLAPNEESERYTVLGDPTEACLSVVAQKSGYDLEALYREAPRLRELPFDSTRKRMATIHQLDGERFAFVKGAPKEVLELSNTIEENGVVRPITDAERQEIMDANDSYARQGLRVLAIAYRPLKGVEGLPHAMSAYTPELIEEDMVFVGLMAMSDPARPEVKDAVALCRQASIRIIMITGDYGLTAESIAKQIGIVQSSHPRVVTGQELYGMSDDELKEALKDEIIFARVAPEQKYRVVANLQEMDHIVAVTGDGVNDAPALKKADIGVAMGITGTDVAKEAADVILTDDNFASIVKAVEEGRAVYSNIRKFLMYILNSNMAEAVPSAAFLFSRGLIPLPLTVMQILAIDLGTDMLPALGLGTELPEEGIMHVPPRSRNDSLLNKPTVFKAFFWYGLIAAVFSMLGYFWINFKNGFPGVPLAAEGLVYRQATTMALAAIVFSQIGAVISCRTESQSVFKIGIFSNKKILFGIVFEVLLMAAMMYVPFMQSIFDTAPLGIIEWIMLAIIPFPVFFLDEYRKKLVRAKNKREAM, encoded by the coding sequence ATGAAGGAATTAGAAGCGTTAGAAGATTGTAGCGAGGTTCATCGCGCATTGCCCGATGAAGTCCTTGGGACATTAGGTATTAGTGATCGCGGATTGACTGCTGAACAGATTGCAGCGCAAACTGAAAAGTATGGAAAGAATAAACTTAAAGAGGTTAAAGGAAAACCATTAATCCTCGTATTCTTATCCAATTTCACAAGTATGATGGCGCTCCTACTTTGGGGTAGTGGAATCATTGCTATTATTGCGGAAATGCCACAGTTGGGGATTGCTGTGTGGAGTGTCAACTTAATTAATGGATGTTTTAGTTTCTGGCAAGAGTTTCAAGCTGGAAAAGCAACCGATGCCTTAAAGGGAATGTTGCCATCTTACGCACGTGTTATTCGTGATGGGGAGGAACTTCAAGTTTTCGCTGAAGATTTGGTTCCGGGTGATATTGTCCTTATTGGTGAAGGTGATAAGATTTCTGTGGATGGACGCTTGCTCGAAAGTAATGATTTGCAAGTGGATCAATCAACATTGACAGGAGAATCAAATCCTGTACGGAAATCAAGTGATGCTGTGCTAAAGGACGGTTTATCTCCTTTTGAAATATCAAACATGATCCATGCTGGGACCGCGGTTTCAAGTGGAACAGGGAAAGCAGTAGTAACTGCCACAGCAATGGAAACACAATTCGGTAAAATTGCTGATTTGACTCAAAATATGGAAGAGGAATTGAGTCCTTTACAAAAAGAACTCGATGTCCTTACAAAACAAATCTCTTTAATTGCATTGAGTATTGGTGTTGTATTCTTTGTTGTTTCACTCTTTTTTGTTAAAGAGACATTCGCAAAGGCATTTATCTTTGCATTAGGGATGATTGTTGCTTTTATTCCCGAAGGATTATTACCTACAGTAACATTATCATTAGCGATGGCAGTTCAACGTATGTCGAAAGAACATGCCTTGGTTAAGAAACTATCTGCTGTTGAAACCTTGGGATGTACAACTGTAATCTGTTCCGATAAAACAGGAACACTGACACAAAATGAGATGACAGTCAGTGATATTTGGTTAAAAAATGGCCGTTATAAAGTTACCGGTCTTGGTTATGAACCTGTTGGAGATATCCAATTGGATGATGTGTCTGTTTCTGTAAAAGAAATCAGTGATTTGGATAAACTTGTTCGCGCAGCAAGTCTTTGTAATAATGCAAAAGTATTAGCACCAAACGAAGAAAGTGAACGTTATACGGTTTTAGGAGATCCAACAGAAGCCTGTCTTTCAGTTGTTGCACAAAAATCTGGATACGATCTTGAAGCATTGTACAGAGAAGCACCACGTCTTCGTGAGCTGCCTTTTGATTCAACACGTAAACGTATGGCTACGATTCATCAACTTGATGGGGAACGCTTTGCATTTGTTAAAGGGGCTCCAAAAGAAGTTTTAGAATTATCAAATACGATTGAAGAAAATGGTGTTGTTCGTCCAATTACGGATGCAGAACGTCAAGAAATTATGGATGCAAACGACAGCTATGCACGCCAAGGACTTCGTGTTCTTGCCATTGCTTATCGTCCATTAAAAGGAGTCGAAGGACTACCACACGCAATGAGTGCCTATACACCAGAACTTATCGAAGAAGATATGGTGTTTGTTGGATTGATGGCGATGTCAGATCCTGCGCGTCCTGAAGTTAAGGATGCTGTTGCACTTTGTCGCCAAGCAAGCATTCGTATTATTATGATTACGGGTGACTATGGTCTAACCGCAGAAAGTATTGCGAAACAAATTGGTATTGTTCAATCATCACATCCACGTGTTGTAACTGGACAAGAATTATATGGCATGAGCGACGATGAACTCAAAGAAGCATTAAAAGATGAAATTATCTTTGCACGTGTTGCTCCAGAGCAAAAATACCGTGTTGTTGCTAACTTGCAAGAGATGGATCACATTGTTGCTGTTACTGGTGATGGTGTAAACGATGCTCCTGCGCTTAAGAAAGCAGATATCGGTGTTGCAATGGGGATTACAGGAACAGACGTTGCGAAAGAAGCCGCTGATGTTATCTTAACGGATGATAACTTCGCTTCAATTGTTAAAGCAGTTGAAGAGGGGCGTGCTGTCTACAGTAACATCCGTAAGTTCTTAATGTACATCCTAAATAGTAACATGGCCGAAGCTGTACCTTCCGCCGCATTCTTATTCTCACGTGGTTTAATCCCACTCCCACTTACGGTCATGCAAATTCTTGCCATTGACTTAGGAACAGACATGTTGCCAGCGTTGGGCTTGGGTACTGAGTTACCTGAAGAGGGTATCATGCATGTACCACCACGTTCACGTAATGATTCCTTATTGAATAAACCAACCGTGTTTAAAGCATTCTTCTGGTATGGTTTAATCGCTGCAGTCTTCTCAATGCTTGGTTACTTCTGGATTAACTTCAAGAATGGTTTCCCAGGTGTTCCACTCGCAGCTGAAGGTCTTGTTTATCGACAAGCGACAACAATGGCACTTGCAGCAATTGTATTCAGTCAAATTGGTGCAGTAATCAGTTGTCGTACTGAGAGCCAATCGGTCTTCAAAATCGGAATCTTCAGTAATAAAAAAATACTATTCGGAATTGTCTTTGAAGTCTTATTAATGGCAGCTATGATGTATGTGCCATTTATGCAATCAATCTTCGATACTGCACCTTTAGGAATTATCGAATGGATCATGCTTGCGATCATTCCATTCCCTGTGTTCTTCTTGGATGAGTACCGTAAAAAATTAGTTCGAGCAAAAAACAAAAGGGAGGCAATGTAA